The following proteins are co-located in the Diaphorobacter sp. HDW4B genome:
- a CDS encoding NADH-quinone oxidoreductase subunit B family protein produces the protein MIEGVMSKGFVTTSYDSVVNWAKTGSIWPMTFGLACCAVEMMHAAAARYDIGRFGAEVFRASPRHSDLMIVAGTLCNKMAPAMRKVYDQMSEPRWVISMGSCANGGGYYHYSYSVVRGCDRIVPVDVYVPGCPPTAEALIYGIIQLQQKIRRTHTIARV, from the coding sequence ATGATTGAAGGTGTGATGAGCAAAGGCTTCGTCACCACGAGCTACGACTCTGTGGTGAACTGGGCCAAGACCGGATCGATTTGGCCGATGACCTTTGGTCTGGCCTGTTGTGCGGTGGAGATGATGCATGCGGCCGCTGCGCGTTACGACATCGGTCGCTTCGGCGCCGAAGTGTTCCGCGCCAGCCCACGTCACTCCGATCTGATGATTGTGGCCGGCACTCTGTGCAACAAGATGGCTCCGGCCATGCGCAAGGTGTACGACCAGATGTCCGAGCCGCGCTGGGTGATCTCCATGGGTTCGTGCGCGAACGGTGGCGGTTATTACCACTACAGCTATTCCGTGGTGCGCGGTTGCGATCGCATCGTGCCGGTGGACGTGTATGTGCCTGGTTGCCCTCCGACCGCCGAAGCGCTGATCTACGGCATCATCCAGCTGCAGCAGAAGATTCGCCGCACGCACACCATCGCTCGCGTCTGA
- a CDS encoding NADH-quinone oxidoreductase subunit A, producing MNLDQYLPVLLFILVGIGVGVVPLVLGYILGPNRPDAAKNSPYECGFEAFDDARMKFDVRYYLVAILFILFDLEIAFLFPWAVTLQDVGMTGFVAVLVFLAILVVGFAYEWKKGALDWE from the coding sequence ATGAACCTCGATCAATACCTCCCCGTCCTCTTGTTCATCCTGGTGGGGATCGGCGTAGGCGTCGTACCTCTGGTGCTGGGATACATCCTGGGCCCCAATCGCCCGGACGCGGCAAAAAACTCCCCTTACGAATGCGGCTTTGAGGCCTTTGATGACGCTCGAATGAAGTTCGATGTGCGTTACTACCTCGTTGCCATTCTCTTCATCCTGTTCGATCTGGAAATCGCCTTCCTCTTCCCGTGGGCGGTGACTCTGCAAGACGTCGGCATGACAGGATTTGTGGCAGTGCTGGTCTTCTTGGCCATTCTGGTCGTGGGCTTCGCCTACGAGTGGAAAAAGGGCGCCCTTGACTGGGAATAA
- the secG gene encoding preprotein translocase subunit SecG codes for MAMVVNIILAVQILSALGMIGLILMQHGKGADMGAAFGSGSSGSLFGASGSANFLSRMTAGLATVFFVTTLALAYFGNVRPTSTGSVLEGPAASVPVAPASTASAAASDVATPAAVSASGAAEIPKN; via the coding sequence ATGGCAATGGTTGTCAATATTATTCTGGCGGTGCAGATCCTGTCCGCGTTGGGCATGATCGGTCTGATCCTCATGCAGCACGGCAAGGGCGCCGACATGGGTGCGGCCTTCGGCAGCGGCAGTTCCGGCAGCCTGTTCGGTGCATCCGGCAGTGCCAACTTCCTGTCGCGCATGACAGCAGGCCTGGCCACTGTGTTCTTCGTGACCACGCTGGCACTGGCTTATTTCGGCAATGTGCGTCCCACCAGCACGGGCAGTGTTCTGGAAGGCCCGGCCGCTTCGGTTCCTGTTGCACCAGCAAGCACTGCATCCGCAGCCGCTTCCGATGTGGCGACTCCTGCTGCTGTGTCGGCTTCCGGCGCTGCTGAAATTCCGAAGAACTAA
- the tpiA gene encoding triose-phosphate isomerase, with amino-acid sequence MNNKKLIAGNWKMNGSLAANAALLSALRDGVGARARCDIAVAVPAPYLAQVQQLVANSPIALAAQDVSAHESGAYTGEMSVGMLKEFGTRYVLVGHSERRQYHGETDAIVGAKAQRALAAGITPIVCVGETLAEREDGKTEAVVKRQLAAAIHSVTHCVSEIIVAYEPVWAIGTGKTATPEQAQQVHAVLRAQLAAASQKAAGIKLLYGGSMNAANAAELLAQPDIDGGLVGGASLKAADFLQIISAAQ; translated from the coding sequence ATGAACAACAAGAAACTCATCGCCGGAAACTGGAAAATGAATGGCAGCCTGGCTGCCAATGCCGCGTTGCTGAGCGCGCTGCGTGACGGTGTCGGCGCGCGTGCGCGTTGCGACATCGCCGTGGCCGTGCCTGCGCCATACCTCGCGCAAGTGCAGCAACTCGTTGCCAATTCGCCGATTGCTCTGGCTGCGCAGGATGTGTCGGCCCATGAATCCGGCGCGTACACCGGCGAGATGTCGGTGGGCATGCTCAAGGAATTCGGTACACGCTACGTGCTGGTCGGTCACTCGGAGCGCCGCCAGTACCATGGCGAAACCGATGCCATCGTCGGTGCCAAGGCGCAGCGTGCACTGGCTGCGGGCATCACGCCCATCGTGTGTGTGGGCGAGACGCTCGCCGAGCGCGAAGACGGCAAGACCGAAGCGGTGGTCAAGCGCCAACTGGCGGCTGCGATCCACTCGGTCACGCACTGCGTGAGCGAAATCATCGTGGCCTATGAGCCAGTCTGGGCCATCGGCACCGGCAAGACGGCCACGCCCGAGCAGGCTCAGCAAGTGCATGCCGTGCTGCGTGCGCAGCTTGCGGCGGCCTCGCAAAAAGCGGCGGGCATCAAGCTGCTGTACGGCGGCAGCATGAATGCGGCCAATGCGGCGGAGCTGCTGGCTCAGCCTGATATCGATGGAGGTCTGGTGGGTGGCGCTTCGCTGAAGGCTGCCGACTTCCTGCAAATCATTTCTGCAGCCCAGTAA
- a CDS encoding NAD(P)H-quinone oxidoreductase codes for MTSTMRAVEITAFGPPEGLKICERPVPQAGKGEVLIRVRASGINRPDVLQRKGAYAPPAGASDLPGLEVAGVVEAGDAGAMKVAGIQVGDRVCALIAGGGYAEYCVAPVVQCLPVPEGFSDIEAASLPETFFTVWSNVFDRGHLQAGETLLIQGGSSGIGVTAIQLGKAFGATVIVTAGSDEKYQNCLELGADHAINYKTQDFVAEARRITGDKGVDVVLDMVAGSYVAREVECLAEDGRIVIIAVQGGVKAEVNAGLVLRKRLTITGSTLRPRSEAFKGAIAKALREKVWPLLASGKVRPVIHSTFAAEEAAKAHELMESNQHTGKIVLTWGI; via the coding sequence ATGACGTCGACAATGCGTGCCGTGGAGATCACGGCATTTGGTCCGCCCGAGGGGCTGAAAATCTGTGAACGCCCGGTGCCTCAAGCTGGCAAGGGCGAAGTGCTGATTCGCGTGCGCGCGAGCGGCATCAATCGTCCGGACGTGCTGCAGCGCAAGGGTGCGTATGCGCCGCCCGCTGGTGCTTCGGATCTGCCGGGGCTGGAGGTGGCGGGTGTCGTCGAGGCGGGTGACGCCGGGGCGATGAAGGTTGCTGGCATCCAGGTCGGTGACCGCGTCTGCGCGCTGATTGCCGGTGGCGGCTATGCCGAATATTGCGTGGCGCCAGTCGTGCAATGCCTGCCGGTGCCCGAAGGTTTCAGTGACATCGAGGCGGCATCGCTGCCCGAGACGTTCTTCACCGTGTGGAGCAATGTGTTTGACCGTGGCCATCTGCAGGCGGGCGAGACGTTGTTGATCCAGGGTGGCAGCAGCGGCATCGGCGTGACGGCGATCCAACTCGGCAAAGCCTTCGGCGCGACGGTGATCGTGACCGCTGGCTCCGACGAAAAATACCAGAACTGCCTTGAACTCGGTGCGGATCACGCGATCAACTACAAGACGCAGGACTTCGTGGCCGAGGCGCGCCGCATCACGGGTGACAAGGGTGTGGACGTCGTGCTCGATATGGTGGCTGGTTCGTACGTCGCACGCGAGGTGGAGTGCCTCGCGGAAGACGGGCGCATCGTCATCATCGCGGTACAAGGTGGTGTGAAGGCCGAGGTCAATGCGGGCCTGGTGCTGCGCAAGCGACTGACGATCACGGGCTCCACGTTGCGCCCGCGTTCGGAAGCGTTCAAGGGTGCGATTGCGAAGGCGTTGCGTGAAAAGGTTTGGCCGCTGCTTGCTTCCGGCAAGGTGCGTCCGGTGATTCACAGCACCTTCGCGGCCGAAGAGGCGGCCAAGGCGCACGAGCTCATGGAATCCAATCAACATACAGGCAAGATCGTTCTGACTTGGGGCATATGA
- the pnp gene encoding polyribonucleotide nucleotidyltransferase, with protein sequence MTMFNKVTKSFQWGDKTVVMETGEIARQASGAVLVNIDDTVVLATVVGSKNAKAGQDFFPLTVDYIEKTYAAGKIPGSFFKREAKPSELETLTSRLIDRPIRPLFPEGFYNEVHVVIHTISLNPEVDADIAAMIAVSAALSISGIPFNGPIGAARVGYINGEYVLNPGQTARKDSQMDLIVAGTEAAVLMVESEAQQLPEEVMLGAVVFGHDQGKIAINAIHELVRDAGKPVWDWQAPAKDEPFIAKVNALAEDKLRAAYQIRSKQARTQALREASASVLAALKAEGAEFDAVKVEGLLFEIEAKIVRSQILAGEPRIDGRDTRTVRPIEIRNSVLPRTHGSALFTRGETQALVISTLGTERDAQRIDALAGEFEDRFIFHYNMPPFATGEVGRMGSTKRREIGHGRLAKRALIAVLPTKEEFPYTIRVVSEITESNGSSSMASVCGGCLSMMDAGVPMKAHVAGIAMGLIKEDNRFAVLTDILGDEDHLGDMDFKVAGTTNGITALQMDIKIQGITKEIMQVALAQAKEARMHILGKMQEAMGEAKTEVSNFAPKLYTMKINPEKIRDVIGKGGATIRALTEETGTQINIEEDGTITIAATDGAKADEAKRRIEQITAEVEIGKVYEGPVTKILDFGALINLLPGKDGLLHISQIAHERVEKVSDYLQEGQIVKVKVLETDEKGRVKLSMKALLDRPAGDSGRPAPQERGDRGDRGDRGGERRERRDDRGERRENRDDQQQQQQQ encoded by the coding sequence ATGACCATGTTCAACAAAGTGACCAAGAGCTTCCAATGGGGCGACAAGACCGTCGTCATGGAAACCGGTGAAATCGCCCGTCAGGCTTCCGGTGCCGTGCTCGTCAACATCGACGACACCGTGGTGCTGGCAACCGTTGTTGGTTCCAAGAACGCCAAGGCCGGTCAGGATTTCTTCCCGCTGACCGTGGACTACATTGAGAAGACATACGCCGCAGGCAAGATCCCCGGCAGCTTCTTCAAGCGCGAAGCCAAGCCCAGCGAACTCGAAACGCTGACCAGCCGCCTGATCGACCGTCCGATCCGTCCACTGTTCCCGGAAGGTTTCTACAACGAAGTGCACGTGGTCATCCACACCATTTCGCTGAATCCTGAAGTCGACGCCGACATCGCCGCGATGATCGCCGTGTCCGCTGCTCTGTCGATCTCCGGCATTCCGTTCAACGGTCCTATCGGTGCAGCCCGCGTGGGTTACATCAACGGCGAATACGTGCTGAACCCAGGTCAGACTGCCCGCAAGGATTCGCAGATGGACCTGATCGTGGCCGGTACTGAAGCCGCCGTGCTGATGGTTGAGTCCGAAGCGCAGCAACTGCCTGAAGAAGTGATGCTGGGCGCCGTGGTGTTCGGTCACGACCAGGGCAAGATCGCCATCAACGCGATCCACGAACTGGTGCGCGACGCTGGCAAGCCCGTGTGGGACTGGCAAGCTCCTGCCAAGGACGAGCCGTTCATCGCCAAGGTCAACGCACTGGCTGAAGACAAGCTGCGCGCGGCCTATCAGATCCGCTCCAAGCAAGCCCGTACGCAAGCTCTGCGCGAAGCTTCGGCTTCCGTGCTGGCTGCGCTCAAGGCCGAAGGCGCTGAATTCGACGCGGTGAAGGTTGAAGGCCTGTTGTTCGAAATCGAAGCCAAGATCGTTCGCAGCCAGATTCTGGCCGGCGAGCCACGCATCGACGGTCGCGACACACGCACCGTGCGTCCTATCGAAATCCGCAACTCCGTGCTGCCACGCACGCACGGTTCGGCGCTGTTCACACGTGGTGAAACCCAAGCTCTGGTGATCTCCACACTGGGCACCGAGCGCGACGCGCAGCGCATCGACGCGCTGGCCGGCGAGTTCGAAGACCGCTTCATTTTCCACTACAACATGCCTCCCTTTGCCACCGGCGAAGTGGGCCGCATGGGCTCGACCAAGCGCCGCGAAATCGGCCACGGCCGTCTGGCCAAGCGCGCACTGATCGCCGTGTTGCCGACCAAGGAAGAATTCCCCTACACGATCCGTGTGGTGTCGGAAATCACTGAATCGAACGGTTCTTCGTCGATGGCTTCGGTCTGCGGCGGCTGCCTGTCGATGATGGACGCTGGCGTTCCGATGAAGGCACACGTGGCGGGTATCGCCATGGGTCTGATCAAGGAAGACAACCGCTTCGCCGTGCTGACCGACATTCTGGGTGACGAAGATCATCTGGGCGACATGGACTTCAAGGTGGCCGGCACCACCAACGGTATCACCGCGCTGCAGATGGACATCAAGATCCAGGGCATCACCAAGGAAATCATGCAAGTCGCTCTGGCGCAGGCCAAGGAAGCGCGCATGCACATCCTGGGCAAGATGCAAGAAGCGATGGGCGAAGCCAAGACCGAAGTGTCGAACTTCGCTCCCAAGCTCTACACCATGAAGATCAACCCCGAGAAGATCCGTGACGTGATCGGCAAGGGCGGCGCCACCATCCGTGCGCTGACCGAAGAAACCGGCACGCAGATCAACATCGAGGAAGACGGCACCATCACCATCGCCGCCACAGACGGCGCGAAGGCAGATGAGGCCAAGCGCCGCATCGAGCAGATCACTGCGGAAGTGGAAATCGGCAAGGTCTACGAAGGCCCGGTCACCAAGATTCTCGACTTCGGCGCGCTGATCAACCTGCTGCCAGGCAAGGACGGTCTGCTGCACATCTCCCAGATCGCTCACGAGCGCGTGGAGAAGGTGTCCGACTATCTGCAAGAAGGCCAGATCGTAAAGGTCAAGGTTCTGGAAACCGACGAAAAGGGTCGCGTCAAGCTGTCGATGAAGGCGCTGCTGGATCGTCCTGCTGGTGACAGCGGCCGTCCCGCTCCTCAAGAGCGTGGTGACCGTGGCGATCGCGGTGACCGTGGTGGCGAGCGCCGCGAACGTCGCGATGACCGCGGCGAGCGTCGTGAAAACCGCGACGACCAACAACAGCAGCAACAGCAATAA
- the rpsO gene encoding 30S ribosomal protein S15: MIASSIKAEVVKANARSANDTGSPEVQVALLTARINELTPHFKQHAKDHHGRRGLLRMVSRRRKLLDYLKSKDADRYTALIAKLGLRK, translated from the coding sequence ATGATCGCATCTTCCATCAAGGCTGAAGTCGTAAAGGCAAACGCTCGTTCCGCCAACGACACTGGTAGCCCAGAAGTGCAAGTGGCTCTGCTGACTGCACGCATCAACGAACTGACTCCTCACTTCAAGCAACACGCCAAGGACCACCACGGTCGTCGCGGCCTGCTGCGCATGGTGAGCCGTCGTCGCAAGCTGCTCGACTACCTGAAGTCCAAGGACGCAGATCGTTACACCGCGCTGATCGCCAAGCTGGGCCTGCGCAAGTAA
- the greB gene encoding transcription elongation factor GreB: MNKAFTKESDGDDDDDLPQTAGIPAGSKNYITPAGYARLRAELMSLIDVERPQVVDIVHWAASNGDRSENGDYIYGKKRLREIDRRIRFLTKRLEIAEVVDSSKHQGSDQVFFGATVTYVDDLDDMERTVTIMGIDEADNAQQQISWVSPVARALVKAREGDEVTLQTPAGIRTLEIVEVRYPDPPEQ, translated from the coding sequence ATGAACAAGGCTTTCACCAAAGAATCCGACGGAGATGATGATGATGATCTGCCCCAGACGGCAGGCATCCCGGCTGGCAGCAAGAACTACATCACACCCGCCGGTTACGCGCGCCTGCGTGCGGAGCTGATGAGTCTCATCGATGTCGAGCGCCCACAGGTCGTGGACATCGTGCACTGGGCCGCGAGCAATGGTGATCGCTCGGAAAACGGCGACTACATCTACGGCAAGAAGCGCCTGCGCGAGATCGACCGGCGCATCCGCTTTCTGACCAAACGCCTCGAAATCGCCGAAGTGGTCGATTCATCCAAGCATCAGGGCAGCGATCAGGTGTTCTTCGGCGCAACCGTCACCTACGTGGATGATCTGGACGACATGGAGCGCACCGTCACCATCATGGGCATCGATGAAGCAGACAACGCGCAGCAACAGATCAGTTGGGTCTCGCCCGTGGCGCGCGCGCTGGTCAAGGCACGCGAAGGCGATGAGGTGACGCTGCAGACGCCCGCAGGCATTCGCACGCTGGAGATCGTCGAGGTGCGCTACCCGGACCCGCCGGAGCAATAA
- a CDS encoding bifunctional (p)ppGpp synthetase/guanosine-3',5'-bis(diphosphate) 3'-pyrophosphohydrolase has product MNAVSNQATATSSNISPPIKSSGGSGAAAANAAAASFAALLEKLDYLDASSIEQVRQAYRFADQAHLGQMRNSGEPYITHPIAVAALCASWKLDAQALSAALLHDAMEDCGVTKADLVDRFGASVAEMVDGLTKLDKLQFDTREENQAESFRKMLLAMARDVRVILIKLADRTHNMRTLSDMPRSKWGRISSETIEIYVPIAHRLGLNQTFRELQDLSFRHLHPWRYATLSKAVNKARGRRRDMVAKVQNEIDLAFSRMGMAVRVAGREKTMYSIYEKMTEKHLSFAKVTDIYGFRVIVPSVTDCYTAIGVLHQMYKPVPGKFKDHIAIAKANGYQSLHTTLVGPAGVNIEFQIRTEEMNIVAEAGVAAHWLYKEVGGAGASSVERMGTKWLQSLLDIQNETRDAAEFWDHVRVDLFPDAVYVFTPKSQIMALPRGATVVDFAYAVHTDVGDHAVAGKINGEQVPLRTELKNGDVVEIISMADSHPNPAWLAFVRTGRARSKIRHYLKTMELTESASLGEKLLTQAVRAEGMENLPDEDSQAAIWDKLLRFTGSRTRSELMTDIGLGKRVASIVAKRMALLMSEDGQRPDALLLTRERYSSHETISQGGITLDGSEGASVQYAQCCRPVPGDPITGYLGRGEGLVVHNVRCAVAMKLQAKDGDRFIAVDWAEEPSRVFETGIIVTVTNGKGVLARVAAELANSEADIVRVDMEGEAMEETIDLRFLIQVRDLSHLDAVLRNLRRTHSVLRVLREIPLSS; this is encoded by the coding sequence ATGAACGCAGTGTCTAACCAGGCAACCGCTACATCGTCGAACATCAGTCCTCCGATCAAGTCGTCCGGTGGCTCTGGTGCGGCCGCAGCCAACGCGGCAGCGGCAAGCTTTGCTGCGCTTCTGGAAAAGCTGGACTACCTGGATGCATCGAGCATCGAGCAGGTGCGTCAGGCCTATCGTTTTGCTGATCAGGCCCATCTGGGGCAGATGCGCAACAGCGGCGAGCCCTACATCACCCACCCGATTGCCGTGGCCGCGTTGTGCGCGAGCTGGAAGCTCGATGCGCAGGCCCTGAGCGCCGCGCTGCTGCATGACGCCATGGAAGATTGCGGCGTGACCAAGGCCGATCTGGTGGATCGCTTTGGCGCGTCGGTGGCGGAGATGGTTGACGGCCTGACCAAGCTTGACAAGCTGCAGTTCGACACGCGCGAAGAAAATCAGGCCGAGTCGTTTCGCAAGATGTTGCTGGCCATGGCGCGCGATGTGCGCGTCATCCTGATCAAGCTGGCGGACCGCACGCACAACATGCGCACGCTCTCGGACATGCCGCGCTCCAAATGGGGTCGCATCTCGTCCGAGACAATTGAAATCTATGTGCCGATCGCGCATCGTTTGGGTCTGAACCAGACGTTCCGCGAACTGCAGGACCTCTCTTTCCGCCATCTGCATCCATGGCGCTACGCCACGCTGTCCAAGGCGGTGAACAAGGCCCGTGGCCGTCGCCGCGACATGGTGGCCAAGGTGCAGAACGAGATCGATCTCGCGTTCAGCCGCATGGGCATGGCGGTGCGGGTGGCTGGTCGTGAAAAGACCATGTACTCGATCTACGAGAAGATGACGGAAAAGCACCTGAGCTTCGCCAAGGTGACCGACATCTACGGTTTCCGCGTCATCGTGCCCAGCGTGACCGATTGCTATACGGCGATCGGCGTGCTGCACCAGATGTACAAGCCGGTGCCGGGCAAGTTCAAGGACCACATCGCGATTGCCAAGGCCAACGGTTATCAGTCGCTGCACACCACGCTGGTGGGTCCTGCGGGCGTGAACATCGAGTTCCAGATCCGCACCGAAGAAATGAACATTGTGGCCGAGGCGGGCGTCGCTGCGCATTGGCTCTACAAGGAAGTGGGAGGCGCGGGCGCATCATCCGTCGAGCGCATGGGCACGAAGTGGCTGCAGTCGCTGCTCGACATCCAGAACGAAACGCGCGATGCGGCCGAGTTCTGGGACCATGTCCGGGTGGATCTGTTCCCCGACGCCGTCTATGTGTTCACGCCCAAGAGCCAGATCATGGCGCTGCCGCGTGGCGCCACCGTGGTCGACTTTGCCTACGCCGTGCATACCGACGTGGGTGATCACGCGGTCGCGGGCAAGATCAACGGCGAGCAGGTGCCGCTGCGCACCGAGCTGAAAAACGGCGACGTGGTGGAAATCATCTCCATGGCCGATTCGCATCCGAATCCGGCATGGCTGGCATTTGTCCGCACGGGCCGCGCGCGCTCCAAGATTCGCCACTATCTCAAGACGATGGAGCTGACCGAGTCGGCCAGTCTGGGTGAAAAACTGCTCACGCAGGCCGTGCGCGCCGAAGGCATGGAGAACCTGCCCGACGAGGACTCGCAGGCTGCCATCTGGGACAAGCTGTTGCGCTTCACAGGCAGCCGCACGCGCTCCGAGCTGATGACCGACATCGGTCTGGGCAAGCGCGTGGCCAGCATCGTGGCCAAGCGCATGGCGTTGCTGATGTCGGAAGATGGCCAGCGCCCCGATGCGCTGCTGCTGACCCGCGAGCGCTACAGCTCGCACGAGACCATCTCGCAAGGCGGCATCACGCTTGATGGCAGTGAAGGCGCTTCGGTGCAATACGCGCAGTGCTGCCGTCCGGTGCCGGGCGATCCGATCACGGGTTATCTGGGACGCGGCGAAGGTCTGGTGGTGCACAACGTGCGTTGTGCCGTCGCCATGAAGCTGCAGGCCAAGGATGGTGATCGCTTCATCGCCGTGGACTGGGCGGAAGAGCCTTCTCGCGTGTTCGAGACCGGCATCATCGTCACCGTCACCAATGGCAAGGGAGTGCTCGCCCGCGTGGCGGCCGAGCTGGCCAATTCCGAGGCCGACATCGTGCGTGTGGACATGGAAGGCGAGGCGATGGAGGAAACCATCGATCTGCGCTTCCTGATCCAGGTGCGTGACCTGTCGCACCTCGATGCGGTGCTGCGCAATCTGCGGCGCACGCATTCGGTCCTGCGCGTGCTGCGCGAGATTCCGCTCTCATCCTGA
- the rpoZ gene encoding DNA-directed RNA polymerase subunit omega: MARITVEDCLEQIPNRFQLVLAATYRARMLSQGHSPKIESRNKPAVTALREIAAGKVGLEMLKKVPG; encoded by the coding sequence ATGGCCCGCATCACTGTGGAAGACTGCCTCGAGCAGATCCCCAACCGCTTTCAACTGGTTCTGGCCGCGACCTATCGCGCCCGCATGCTGAGCCAAGGTCACTCGCCCAAAATCGAGAGCCGCAACAAGCCCGCCGTGACCGCGCTGCGCGAAATCGCTGCCGGCAAGGTCGGTCTGGAAATGCTCAAGAAGGTTCCGGGCTGA
- the gmk gene encoding guanylate kinase: MDYPGNLFVVSAPSGAGKSSLVKALRELDTRVQPSVSHTTRAPRGQEKHGREYFFTSDQEFDAMVAANGFVEWANVHGRRYGTSRRAIEDRIGKGGDVILEIDFQGAMQVKKTFANAVLVFILPPSWEELRSRLERRGEDEPEVIENRLVNAAEEMAQACNFDFVIINEVFEHALFDLKTIVHAQRLKYAAQRRARADTFESLHIP; the protein is encoded by the coding sequence ATGGACTATCCAGGTAATTTATTTGTAGTGTCGGCCCCCAGCGGGGCCGGTAAATCCAGCCTCGTGAAGGCGCTGCGCGAGCTCGACACCCGCGTGCAGCCTTCGGTTTCCCACACGACCCGCGCGCCGCGTGGTCAGGAAAAGCACGGCCGGGAATACTTCTTCACCTCCGATCAGGAGTTCGACGCCATGGTTGCGGCCAACGGCTTCGTCGAATGGGCCAACGTGCATGGTCGCCGCTACGGCACCTCGCGCCGGGCGATCGAAGACCGCATCGGCAAGGGCGGGGACGTGATTCTCGAGATCGACTTTCAGGGCGCGATGCAGGTCAAGAAGACCTTTGCCAACGCCGTGCTGGTGTTCATCCTGCCGCCGAGCTGGGAAGAGCTGCGCTCACGCCTTGAGCGCCGCGGGGAGGATGAGCCGGAGGTGATCGAAAACCGTCTCGTGAATGCCGCCGAAGAGATGGCGCAGGCATGCAATTTCGACTTCGTTATAATCAATGAAGTTTTTGAACATGCGCTTTTCGATCTGAAAACCATTGTTCACGCGCAGCGTCTGAAGTACGCCGCCCAGCGCAGAGCACGGGCTGATACTTTCGAATCGCTCCACATTCCCTGA
- a CDS encoding YicC/YloC family endoribonuclease — protein sequence MTGYASAQLEAPVSEERQNAPHRQLGLEIRSVNSRFLDLSFRLTEDLRAQEPMLRSLLTAKLKRGKVEVRAFFVEANDNASLPDPTPQMLQRLCSLQDTVTAWLPDAAPLSVADALRLCSTGSGSTLDWSESLKKLAQGTLKDLTTAREREGERLAATLIDRVSQLRALAKQAVPLVPQLVEQQRQRFMERWKEAMGLAEGSVAPEMAQDRALTEATAFAIRIDVAEEITRLDSHLDEIEHLLKKGGEVGKRLDFLIQELHREANTLGSKSAAMELTKISVDMKVLIEQMREQVQNIE from the coding sequence ATGACAGGGTACGCCAGCGCACAGCTGGAGGCTCCAGTGAGCGAAGAGCGACAAAACGCGCCGCATCGGCAACTGGGTCTGGAGATCAGATCGGTCAACAGCCGCTTTCTGGACCTTTCTTTCCGCCTGACGGAAGATTTGCGCGCTCAGGAGCCCATGCTTCGCAGCCTGCTCACGGCCAAGCTCAAGCGCGGCAAGGTGGAAGTTCGCGCATTTTTCGTGGAAGCGAACGACAACGCGTCCCTGCCAGACCCGACGCCGCAGATGCTGCAGCGCCTGTGCTCCCTGCAGGACACTGTCACGGCCTGGCTGCCCGACGCGGCTCCGCTGAGTGTTGCCGACGCGCTGCGCCTGTGCTCCACGGGTTCGGGCTCGACGCTTGACTGGAGCGAGTCGCTCAAGAAGCTCGCCCAAGGCACTTTGAAGGACCTGACCACCGCCCGCGAACGCGAGGGCGAGCGCCTCGCCGCCACGCTGATCGACCGCGTGAGCCAACTGCGCGCGCTGGCCAAGCAGGCGGTGCCGCTGGTTCCCCAGCTTGTGGAGCAGCAGCGCCAGCGCTTCATGGAGCGCTGGAAAGAAGCCATGGGCCTGGCCGAAGGCAGCGTGGCTCCGGAAATGGCGCAGGACCGCGCGCTGACCGAAGCGACGGCGTTTGCCATCCGCATCGACGTGGCCGAAGAGATCACGCGCCTTGATTCGCATCTCGATGAGATCGAGCATCTGCTGAAAAAGGGCGGCGAAGTGGGCAAGCGCCTGGACTTCCTGATCCAGGAACTGCACCGCGAAGCGAACACGCTGGGCTCCAAATCTGCGGCAATGGAGTTGACCAAAATAAGCGTGGACATGAAGGTGCTGATTGAACAGATGCGAGAACAGGTTCAGAACATCGAGTGA